In the genome of Caulobacter flavus, the window ACCGTGAAGCCGACCCCGCCAATCCCGTTGAACCAGGCGTCGCGGGCGAAGTCGTGGGATCGCGGCGCGGCGGGCGGCGGCGGGGCCGACAGCATGGCCTTCAGACGCAGGGCCGAGCCCGGCGGCGGCGCGGTCGATCCTTCCGGCAGGCTGACGCGGATGCGGGTCGGCGTGGCGGCGGGCGCCAGACGCGAGACCGACACCGGCGCGACCAGCAGGCGCGGCCCAGCCGTGCCCGGCGAGACCACGTCGACGACGAATCCGTCGACCACGCGCACCCCGCGCTCCACCGGCATGACAGGGGCTGCGACGCGGTCGCAGCGGATCTTGCCGGCCGACGCCCCGCAGGCCGCGAACGCCGCCAGCGTCAGCGGAACGGCCAGGCCGCTCCAGCGCCGCCAGCCCCGGCTCCACACCGCCAGAACGCCCAGCGCGAGGGCGATCAGAGCCAGCAGGGACAGGCTGGGCTCGGCCTTGAGTTCAAGGTAGCCGGCCGCGCCCAGGGCGAAGGCAACCGGGCTCCACAACATCCATCGGGCGGCATTGAGCCGCGTCTCGTCGATCAGTTGTGTGACAAAGGTCGCGGGACTAGGACACCTTCGAACGGCCGTGCTAAGACGCGCCGCCCAACGGCCGGCGCGCGCGTCGCGCGCCGTCGGGCCTCCCGCCGCGCCCGCGGCCTCCAGACCGTCAGCTTCGAAGCCTATGTCCAGTTCCTCCCCCGCCCCCAGCGGCGTCGTCACCCGCTTCGCCCCGTCGCCGACCGGCTTCCTGCATATCGGCGGCGCCCGCACGGCGCTGTTCAACTGGTTATATGCACGCCATACGGGAGGGAAGTTCCTTATTCGCGTCGAGGACACCGATCGCGAGCGCTCGACCGACGCCGCCGTGGCCGCGATCTTCGAAGGCCTCGACTGGCTGGGCCTGAAGTCGGACGAAGAGCCGATCTTCCAGTACAGCCGCGCCGACCGCCACCGTGAGGTGGTGCAGGAGCTGCTGGCCAAGGGCCGCGCCTATCGCTGCTGGATGACCGTGGAAGAGCTGGAAGCCGCCCGCGAGAAGGCCCGCGCCGAAGGCCGCGCCATCCGCTCGCCGTGGCGCGACGCGCCGCCGCCGGCCGATCCGTCCGCGCCGCACGTGATCCGCTTCAAGGGCCCGCTGGACGGCGAGACCCTGGTCGACGACATGGTCAAGGGCCCGGTGACCTTCCGCAACATCGAGCTCGACGACCTGGTGCTGCTGCGCAATGACGGCGCGCCGACCTACAACCTGGCCGTGGTGGTCGACGACCACGACATGGGCGTGACCCACGTCATCCGCGGCGACGACCACCTGAACAACGCCGCCCGCCAGAGCCTGATCTACAAGGCGATGGAATGGGACGTGCCGGCCTTTGCCCACATCCCGCTGATTCACGGTCCGGACGGCGCCAAGCTGAGCAAGCGTCACGGGGCGCAAGCCGTCGGCGAGTTCGCCGACATGGGCTACATCCCCGAGGGCCTGCGCAACTACCTGGCCCGCCTGGGCTGGGGCCACGGCGACGACGAGGTGTTCAACGACGCCCAGGCCATCGAGTGGTTCGACGTCAAGGACGTGGTCAAGGCCCCTGCCCGCCTGGACTGGGCCAAGCTGAACTTCATCAACAGCCAGCACCTGCGGCAGGCCGACGACGCGCGCCTGACCGCGCTGACGCTGAAGGCCCTGACCGCCGCCGGAACCGACCTGCCGGCCGACGCCGAGGCCCGCATCGCCTCGACCGTCCCGCAGGTCAAGGAAGGCGCCAAGACCATCCTGGAGTTGGGCGAGCACGTGGCCTTCGCGCTGAAGGTGCGCCCGCTGACGCTCGAGGAAAAAACCGCCAAGCAGCTTTCCGAGGAAACGGTCGCGCGCCTCGCACGACTTCGTGAACATCTCGCGGCCGCTCCGGTGTGGGGCGTCGCGGAACTCGAGGCGCTGTTGAAATCGTTTGCTGAATCCGAGGCCGTAGGCTTTGGAAAGTTCGGCCCGCCGCTGCGTGGGATCCTCACCGGCGGGGCCCAGGCGCCCGACCTGAACAAGATCATGGCGGCCCTGGGACGGGACGAGTCTCTCGGCCGGCTTGACGATGCGCTGGCGTCGCGCGCATGAGGCGCTATAACGCACCCGCGAAATGCAAAACTGGACTGATCGTACCACTATTGAAAGGGTCTCTCGCATGACCGACAAAGCCACGCTGACGATCGGCGACAAGAGCTACGACCTGCCGATCCTCAAGGGCAGCACGGGTCCGGACGTTCTGGACATCCGCAAGGTCTACGGCGAAAGCGACCATTTCACCTTCGACCCGGGCTTCACCTCGACCGCCTCGTGCGAGAGCAAGATCACCTATATCGACGGTGACGCCGGCGTTTTGCTGCACCGCGGCTATCCGATCGACCAACTGGCCGAGAAGTCGTCGTTCCTCGAAGTCTGCCACCTGCTGCTGAACGGCGAACTGCCGACGGCCGCCGAGATGGCCAAGTTCGAGAACAACATCACCTACCACACGATGCTGCACGCGCAGTTCGACCGGTTCTTCGAAGGCTTCCGTCGCGACGCCCACCCGATGGCCGTCATGACCGGCGCCGTGGGCGCCCTGTCGGCCTTCTACGCCGACAGCATGAACGTCGACGACGCCCGCGAGCGTGAGATCAGCGCCCACCGCCTGATCGCCAAGATGCCGACGATCGCCGCCCGCGCCTACAAGTACACGATCGGCCAGCCGTTCGTGTCGCCGCGCAACGACCTGTCGTACTCGGAAAACTTCCTGCGCATGTGCTTCTCGGTTCCGGCCGAGGACTGGAAGCCGAACCCGGTCCTGACCCGCGCCATGGACCGCATCTTCATCCTGCACGCCGACCACGAGCAGAACGCCTCGACCTCGACCGTCCGTCTGGCCGGTTCGTCGGGCGCTCACCCGTTCGCCTGCATCGCCGCCGGCATCGCCTGCCTGTGGGGCCCCTCGCACGGCGGCGCCAACCAGGAAGCCCTGGAGATGCTCGAGCAGATCGGCACGGTCGACAAGATCCCCGAGTTCATCGAGGGCGTAAAGGCGCGCAAGCACAAGCTGATGGGCTTCGGCCACCGCGTGTACAAGAACTTCGACCCGCGCGCGAAGGTCATGCAGAAGACCTGCCACGAGGTCCTCGGCCAGCTGGGCATCAACGACCCGCTGCTCGAAGTGGCCATGGAACTGGAAAAGATCGCGCTGAGCGATCCGTTCTTCATCGAGCGCAAGCTGTACCCGAACATCGACTTCTACTCGGGCATCACGCTGCGCGCGATGGGCTTCCCGACCAACATGTTCACCGTGCTGTTCGCCCTGGCCCGCACCGTCGGCTGGATCAGCCAGTGGAAGGAAATGTTCGAGGATCCGACCCGCAAGATCGGTCGTCCGCGTCAACTCTACACGGGCTCGACCCAGCGCGACTACATCGACGTCGAAAAGCGCGGCTAAGCGCTTTTCCGGCTTCGGAAATGAAAAGGCCCCGGGAAACCGGGGCCTTTTTGTTTTGGCTACTAGCTTCTCCCCGAGAAACGGGAGAGGTGGCGTGGCGCGGATACGCGGCGTGACGGAGGGGGCGACGGCCGGCAATGAGCCCAGTCTCGCCCCCTCCACCACTTCGTGGTCCCCCTCCCCCGCTGCACGGGGGAGGAGCGGAGATAGCCCCTAGAACCGCAGGCCCACGATCAGGCCGGCATAGGTCTGGTCGTCGGCCATGCCCGTCTGCTTGAGGAACGTGCCCGAGGTCGTGTGGTTGACGATGCCGGTGACGGTGACGAAGGGCGAGACGGCGTAGCTGGCGAAGGCCGCCTGGCGCCAGCCGACATAGTGAGCCGTGCCCTCCAGGCCGCCGCGCAGCACCTGGCCGCCCAGGCCGTAGAGGCCGTCCTCGTCGCTCTGGCGCCAGAGGCCCGCCACCTGCAGGCCGGCGGTCAGCTTGGGCGCGGGCTTGAAGGTCAGCTGCGGCTGGATGGCCACCAGGTTGGTGATGCCGAAGTCTGTGCGCAGCGAGATCGGCTGCGGGAACATCTGGGCGTAGGAGTTCAACTTGCCGTCGTTGCGATCCTTGTCGCCGGAGGCGGCCTCCAGGCGCAGGCCCAGGCGCGGCGACCACGGGGCCTTGAAGGTGTAGCCGCCCATGGCCGAGACGTACCAGGCAGAGACGTCGAGGTCGCGGTACGCGCCGTCCTGGTAGACGCCTTCCAGATCGTAGTCCCAGGCGGCGTAGCGGCCGGCCAGGCGCGCCGAGTAGGAGCCGCGACGGTCGCGGCCGCCGGTGACGCTGTCATAGACCGCACCGCGCTTGTCGCTGTTGACGTAGAGCAGTTCCAGCTTGGGCGCGGTCGGCCCCTGCCCCAGCGTGCGCGAGGCGGTGACGCCGGCCAGGCGGTAGTCGAAGTTGGTGGCGTCGTCCCACGAGGTCTTGGCCTCGCGCAGGGCGTAGCCGTAGAAGGCGCCGCCGCTCCATCCGCCCTTCCGGTCGACCAGCACGCGGGCCATGTCGAACGAGGTGCGGCTGTTGGCGCCCTCGCGCATGTCGAAGACGCGATAGGCGCCCAGGCCCAGCTCCTGGCGACCGACGCGCAGGCGAACCTTGGCGTCGCCGACCTGGGCGTTGGTTTCGAGGAAGGCCTGGTGCAGATCCCAGCGGCTCACCTCGATCGGCGGCTCGCCGCTGTCCAGATCGATGCTGCGGGCGTCCTGCACGTCGACGAAGGCGCGCAGGCGAGATCCCAGGTGCAGGTCGCCCCAAAGGCGGGTTCGGGTCTGGATGTTGCCGTCCTCGTCCTGCAGGCCGCGGCCGAAGCGCTCGTTGCCGCGGTCTTCCAGGCGCAGGCGGAACTCGCCGCCCAGGCTGAGATAGCTGGTCTCGCCGACGGGGATGTACTTCAGCTTCGACCAGGGGGTCGTACGCCTGGCCGGATCGGCCAGGTAGCTCCAGTCCTCGTCGTGATTGATGAGCTTGAAGGCCGGCGCCTCGGTCGCCGCCGGCGGCGGCACGTTGCCGGGCGACGGGGCGTTCTGGGCGGGAATGGGCACGACGCGATCTTGCGCCTGGGTGGCGATCGGAGCGTCGGATACGGGCGCGAGCAAGGCGGCCGCGGCCATGGTGGTCAGCAGCATGGGTTTCCTCCAAGGGGGCGCGGTTGGCTCCGCGCTCTTTGGTTCTTGGCTTTAGGGGATGGGTTTATTCGGCGTCGGGTTGGGCCGACGGCACGGCGGACTTGAAGGCGTCAAGCTCCAGGCAGGCGGCCTCGATATCGGTCAGGCGGTTCCAGCGCAGGTCGACGCCGAAGCGGCGGGCGTTGCCCAGCTGGGGCACGAGCGCCAGGTCGGCCAGGCCCGGCGCATCGCCGAAGGCGAAGCGTCCCGAGTGGCCGGCCAGCAGCTTGTCGACCGCGCCGAGGCCTTCCTCGATCACGCCGGCAGCCCAGCCCTGGACGGCGGGCTCGTCGAGACCGAGATCACGCAGGCGGGCCAGGATCTTGAGGTTCTGCACCGGGTGGATGTCGCAGGCGATGGCCTGGGCCACGGCGCGGACCTGGGCCCGCTCGAACGGGTCGGCGGGCAGCAGCGGCGGCTCGGGATGGGTCTCGTCGAGGTACTCGACGATGGCCAGGGACTGGGTCAGCACGCGGCCGTCGCCGAGGGCCAGGGCCGGCAGCAGGCCCTGCGGGTTGATCGCCAGGTAGTCCGGCGCCCGCTGCTCGCCGCGACGCAGGTGGTGGAACACCTGGTCGGCGGCAAGGCCCTTGAGGCCCAGGGCGATCCGCACGCGCCACGACGCGGTCGAACGAAAATAGCCGTGCAGGATCATGGCGGTATCAGACTCCGGACTTCTTGCGCACGCCGCCGAGGACGAAGACGGCGAGCGAGGCGATGAGCGCGGGAACCACGGCCGTCAGGATGATCGAGCCGGGCGCCCACTTGTTGGCGAGGAGAGCGCCGCCGACCAGCGGGCCGACGATAGCGCCGATGCGGCCGACGCCCAGGGCCCAGCCCACGCCGGTGGCGCGGATGGCGGTGGGATAGACCGAGGCGGCCAGGGCGTTGCAGCCGATCTGGGCCCCGACGACACCGAAGCCCGACAGGGCCGCCCCCACCAGCAGGGTGGTCAGGTGCGTGCCGCCCAGGGCGATCACGGCGATGAAGACGCCAGAGGCGGCGTAGGCCGCGCCGAGCACGAGGTAGGGGCTGAAGCGGTCGATCAGCCGGCCCAGGGCGATGGCGCCGACGACGCCGCCGAGGTTCAGGGTGGCGGTCGACAGGATGGCCATCGACAGCGGCAGGCCCGCGCCCTTCAGCAGGGTCGGCAGCCAGTTCACCAGGAAGTACATGACGAGCAGGTTCATGAAGAACGCCACCCACAGCAGGCCCGTGACCGGAGCGCGGCCTTGCGTGAACAGCTGGGCGACCGAGAAGCCCTTGGGGGCCTGCGCCTGCTCGCCGCGCAGGTGGGCGACGAACTCGGCGGTCGAGGCGTTGGCGTCGATGCGCCGCACGATCGGGGCGATCTTGTTCTCGGGCGCGCCCTTGGCGACCAGAAAGCGCACCGACTCCGGCAGGAAGACCATCAGCACCGGAACCAGCAGCAGCGGCAGCACGCCGCCGAGCACGAACACCGAGTGCCAGCCGAACTGGGCGATCAGGCCGGTGGAGACCAGGCCGCCCAGGGTCGAGCCCAGCGGGAAGCCGCAGAACATCACCGTCACCAGCGTCGCGCGCAGGCGCTCGGGGGCGTACTCGCTGGTCAGGGCGATGATGTTGGGCATGGCCGCGCCCAGGCCGATGCCGGTGAGAAAGCGGTAGATCAGGAGCTCGTTCATCGTGCCCGAGGTCGCCGTCAGCAGGGCGAACAGGCCGAAGATCACGGTCGAGATCAGGATGATGGTCTTGCGGCCGAACTTGTCGGCGGCGGGGCTGAGCAGGAAGGCGCCGACGGTGAGACCCAGCAGGCCCACGGCGAAGATCGGGCCGAAGGCGGCCGGGGTCAGGCCCCAGTCTTCGGCGATGCGCGGCGCGACATAGGCGATGGCCTGGGTATCGAACCCGTCGAGCATGGCGATGACGGCGCAAAGCGCGGTGACGCCCAGCTGCAGCGGGCCGAACCTCGCCCGGTCGACAACGGCGTTGCCCGCCGTCGCTTCAAGAGTAGCCATTGTCGTTTCCTCTAAGAGGGGGCGGCTCTGCTGGCCGCTCCCCTCGTCCCTAGTCTTGATGGATGCGGATCAGGCCGCGGGCGGTCCGACGGTGATGTTCAGCGGGGCCAGGCCGTCGATCGTGACGAGCATGGCGTCGCCCTCGACCACGGCGCCGACGCCGGCCGGGGTGCCCGTGTAGATCAGGTCGCCAGGCTCGATGCGGTACAGGCCTGACAGGTAGGCGACGATGTCGGCCACCGGCCAGATCAGGTCGGCCAGGTCGGCCTGCTGCTTGGTCTGGCCGTTCACCGTCAGCTTGATCTCGCCCTTGGTCGGGTCGAAGCCTTTGCCGGCCCTCTGGATCACGCCCAGCGGCGAGGACTGCTCGACGTTCTTTCCGGTGTCCCACGGACGGCCCTGGGCGCGGGCTTCCAGCTGCAGGTCGCGGCGGGTCATGTCGAGGCCGACGGCGTAGCCCCAGACGTGGTCCAGCGCATCTTCCACGGCGATGTCGCGGCCGGTCTTGCCGATGGCGACGACCAGTTCGGCCTCGTAGTGGAAGTCCTTGGTCTTCTGCGGATAGGCGATCGTCGCGCCGTCCGGCACGACCGTCTCGGCCCAGGCGGTGAAGAAGAACGGCGGCTCGCGGTCGGGATCGCGGCCCATCTCGCGGGCGTGGGCGGCGTAGTTGCGGCCGACGCAGAAGATGCGGCGGACCGGGAAGTCGTCGCCGGTGGAGGTGGCGGCCAGGACCGGCGCCTGGGGTTCGAAGATCAGGCTCACAGGTTTTCTTCCTTGTAGAGGTTCAGCTTTTCCTGGCAGGCCTTGTCGGAGTAGCCGAACAGGACGAGCTGGCTTTGGGCCTTGAAACGGACCGTCTTCCACGACGGGACGACGAGGATCTCGCGGGGCGTAAGAGCGATGGTCTCGCCCTCGACGACCGCTTCGCCCTGCCCTTCCACGACCACGAAGATCGTGCCGTCGGTGGCGCGGCGGTCGCGGGTTTCGAAACCGGCCGGCATCAGCCGCACATGCGCCGAGATGGTCGACATGATCGGCCCGCCGTTGACGGGGTTGAGGAACTCCAGCGCGTGGCCCAGGTGCGGATCGATCTCCGCGCCCCTGGCCATGGCGTCCAGCGCCGGCCGCCACTCCGCGTAGGGGTAGTGGAACAGCGGCTGGTGGGCCGGGCGGCGGTCGGCGACGTGGCCCTTCAGCGGACGCATGTTGCGGCCGTAGCGGTTGAGGCTGTCGCCGGCGGGAACCTGCTGCGGGAACTGGTCCTCGCTGTAGCCCTCGGCGAAGCTGGCGTCGAAGTGGCGGACGGTAGGGATGTCCAGCCCGTCGAGCCAGATCATCGGCTTGGACGTCGGATTGCCGTGGTCGTGCCATTGGCCGCCGGGCGTCAAAACGAGGTCGAAGGGCCGCATCACGGCCTTCTCGCCGTCCACCGAGGTGTAAGCGTCCTCGCCTTCCAGCACGAAGCGCAGCGCGCACTGGGCGTGGCGGTGGGCCGGGGCGATCTCGCCCGGCAGGATCAGCTGCAGGCCGGCGTACAGGCTCGGCGTGATGCTCGACAATCCGCCGAGACCCGGGTTTTCCAGGATCAGCACACGCCTCTCGGCCTGCTTGGCGCTGATCAGGTCGCCGGCCCGCATCAGGTAGTCCCGGGCGCTGTCATAGGACCACTTGTGGACCTTGGCCGGCGAGTCCGGCTGGGGCAGCACCAGGGCGCTCAGTTTTTCCCAGAGCGGATAGAGGCCTTCCGGCTCCATCTGCTCGTACAGCGCCTCGAGCTGGCTGCGCTGGTCGTTGCGAAGCACTTCCATCAGGCGGCTCCCGGCAGGCCGACGTGCAGCAGGCCGCCTTCCAGCTTCACCGGGAAGGTGCGCACGGCCACCGAGCACGGAGCGCCGACGGCGGCCCCGGTCTTCACGTTGAACGTGCCCTGGTGGAGCGGGCACTCGATCAGCTCGCCGTCGAGGAAGCCGTCTGCGAGGCTGGCCGCGCCGTGGGTGCAGAGGTCGGCGGTGGCGTAGTATTCGCCGTCGACGGCGTAGAGAGCCACCTTCAGGCCGCCGACCGTGGCGGCGGCGACGCCGAACTCTTCGAGGTCGGACGGCGGAACGGCGGGCGCCCAGGTCAGCGCCGCGTTTTCGATGACGTCGGTCATACGGGGTACACCAAGCTGTTGGGGAGCATTTCGGAGTCGAAGACCACCACGCGCTCGGCAAAGCGCAGGCGGCCCTCGTCGGCCACGATCAGGTCGTGGCAGACCGCCGAGAGGACGATCTCCGAGGGCTTGTCGATCAGGGTCTGGACGAGCAGCAGGTTGTGGCGCGTTCGCACCCCGCCGTTCTCCTCGCCGACAATGCGCGGAGCGGTCGGGAAGCGGCGATAGTAGCGCGGCGCGTACATCTGGGTGCGGGTCAGGCCCGTCACCCGGTCCTTCAGCATGCCGCGGCTTTCGGCCTGCATGGTGCTGAGGGTGTAGCCGGCCTCGAAGTTCTCTCGCGGGATCACCCGATAGAGGCAGTCCTGCATGAAGAACTCTGGCCAGTCGTGCAGGCGCACCTCGTCCAGGGCTCCGTAGTAGTCGTCGTAGAGGTCGCGGATCGCATCGCGCGTGATCGCGGCCGGACGGTCGGTCAGGGTCGTGCTCACAGGCCCATCACCTTTCGCCAGTAGCGGTACATGCCTCGGACCGCGGTCTCGGTGACCTGGTGGTCGGTGCTCTCGATGGCCCGCCCGCCCATCTGCAGGATCATGTGCGCGTCGGGAGACGGCGTTGCGCCCTGCTGGGTCATCTCCAGCACTTCGCCGTCGTCGGCCGAGACGAAGCCGGCCGGACCGAAGAGGTTGGCCTGGCGCGTGCGGCGCAGACGCATCTCCGGCGTGTCGTCGGCGTAGCACCAGTGGGTCCAGTGGAAGTCGAAGCCGTCGGGGCCCTTGGGCACGATCTGGCGGGTGGTCAGCGAGTTGACCTGCTGCTGCAGGATCACGCTGGGGAAGATGGTGATCATCCCCACGGTCTCTTCGCCGGGGAACTCCTGCACCACGTCCATGACGCGCGGATCCTCAAGCACCAGGTCGCCCTGGAAGTTGCGGATGTCGGCCATGGCCTCGGTCTTTTCCTGCTCGCCCTTGCGGGAGATCAGGATGCCGTGGCGGCCCTCGTCGTCGATATCGACGGCCGACTTCTGGTCGGCGCGGAACAGGCCGAAGGTGGCGAAGAACACGTGCAGCAGGCCCGCGTGGTACGGGTCCTTGATGTTCTCCTGCATCTGCTTCCAGTTGGCCGGAATGTGCTGGCGGTTGTAGCCCAGCACTTCCAGCTTCCGGCCGTCATAGACGCGCGTGTAGTGCTTCCAGAACTTCTCGCCGAGATAGTCGCGGAAGGCCGGGGTCTCTTCGGAGAAGGTGGCCCAGACGACGCCGTTGACTTCCTCGACGCGCAGCTTGGTCAGGCCGTTCTGCTTCAGGTCGAAGTCGGCCGGCATGCCGCCCTGGCGCTTGACGCCCCGGCGGAACGGCACGCCCTGCAGGTCGCCGTTCAGCGCGTAGGACCACTGGTGATATGGGCAGATCAGTTCTTCTGAGTGGCCAAAGCGCGCCTGGCAGAACTTCACGCCCTTGTGGGCGCAGCGGTTCTCGACGACCGAGATCTCGTTCTGCGCGCTGCGCACCATGACGACCGGACGCTCGCCGAGGGTGGCGGTCTTCCAGTCGCCGACATTGGGGATCTCGCACTCCAGGCCGACGTACAGCCAGTGCGGGCCGTACCAGATCTTGCGCAGTTCCTCGGCGTAGATCTCGGGGTCGGAATAGACCCAGTACGGAACGGCGGCGTCCGCATCGACGGGCCATAGGCGGCCTTCGGGGGGACGAACGGGGATGGTCATGGGCAGCTCCCAGACGGTGATCGAAGCGGCGATCTCACGTCGCCATTGACCCTCACCCTGTCGTGGGTTTTGATCCATGTCAAATGCATTGCATAATATGCAACGCGAGAGGAAGCACACGCCATGGAACAACGCATCGTCGTAATCGGCGCCGGACATGCCGGCGGCGCGGCCGCCATCACCTTGAGGGAATTGGGGTTTTCGGGATCGATCACGCTGGTCGGCGAGGAGGCCGAGCCGCCGTACGAACGCCCGAGCCTGTCGAAGGAGTACCTGTCGGGCAAGGACGCGGCGCCCGTCTATCTCGCCGAGGAATCCCGCTGGGCCGAGCTCGGCGTCGACCTGCGCCTAGGAGTCGCGGCGGCCGCCATCGACCGCCAGGGGCGCTCTGTGTCGCTCTCCGACGGGACCGCCCTGCCCTATGACAGGCTTATCCTGGCCACTGGCGGCGCGCCTCGGGAACTGCCCTTCCCGGCTCATCCCAGGATCTTCCCGCTGCGCACGACGGGCGACGCCAAGGCCATCGCCACGGCCGCCAGGCCGGGCGGCAAGGCGGTGGTGATCGGCGGCGGGGTGATCGGGCTGGAGACGGCCTCGACCCTGCACGAGCTGGGCCTGACCGCCGTGGTCGTCGAGGCGGGGCAGCGCCTGCTGGGCCGCAACGTGCCGGGCGACGCCGCCGGCTGGCTGGCCGCCGCCCACGCCCGGGTCGGGGTGGAGATTCGCCTGGGCCGCTCGGTCGCCGCCATCGAGGCCGGCGACGAGACGCTGACCCTGACGCTCGACGACGGCGCGGCGCTGGATGCCGACCTGGTGGTCGTGGGCATCGGCATCGTGCCGCGCGCGGGACTGGCCGAAGCCGCCGGCCTGCCGGTGGGCGCCGGGGTGCTGGTCGACGAAAACTACCGCTCGATCGGCGACGAAGCCGTCTACGCCATCGGCGACCTGGCCTTGCGCCGGTTCGGCGACGCGACCGCCCCGCAGAGGATGGAGACCTGGGCCCACGCCCAGAGCTCGGCCCGCGCCGCGGCCCTGGCGATCCTTGGCCAGCCGGCCGAACCCGAGCCCGCCCCGTGGTTCTGGACCGCCCAGTGCGGCCACAACCTGCAGATCCTGGGCGATCCGGCGGCCGGCGACACGGTCGTGGCGCGCGGCGAGGCCGTGCGGCTCTACCTGCGCGACGGGATCCTGGTGGGCGCGGCGTGCCTGGATCAGCCCCGCGACTTCGCCTCG includes:
- the gltX gene encoding glutamate--tRNA ligase, producing MSSSSPAPSGVVTRFAPSPTGFLHIGGARTALFNWLYARHTGGKFLIRVEDTDRERSTDAAVAAIFEGLDWLGLKSDEEPIFQYSRADRHREVVQELLAKGRAYRCWMTVEELEAAREKARAEGRAIRSPWRDAPPPADPSAPHVIRFKGPLDGETLVDDMVKGPVTFRNIELDDLVLLRNDGAPTYNLAVVVDDHDMGVTHVIRGDDHLNNAARQSLIYKAMEWDVPAFAHIPLIHGPDGAKLSKRHGAQAVGEFADMGYIPEGLRNYLARLGWGHGDDEVFNDAQAIEWFDVKDVVKAPARLDWAKLNFINSQHLRQADDARLTALTLKALTAAGTDLPADAEARIASTVPQVKEGAKTILELGEHVAFALKVRPLTLEEKTAKQLSEETVARLARLREHLAAAPVWGVAELEALLKSFAESEAVGFGKFGPPLRGILTGGAQAPDLNKIMAALGRDESLGRLDDALASRA
- the gltA gene encoding citrate synthase; its protein translation is MTDKATLTIGDKSYDLPILKGSTGPDVLDIRKVYGESDHFTFDPGFTSTASCESKITYIDGDAGVLLHRGYPIDQLAEKSSFLEVCHLLLNGELPTAAEMAKFENNITYHTMLHAQFDRFFEGFRRDAHPMAVMTGAVGALSAFYADSMNVDDAREREISAHRLIAKMPTIAARAYKYTIGQPFVSPRNDLSYSENFLRMCFSVPAEDWKPNPVLTRAMDRIFILHADHEQNASTSTVRLAGSSGAHPFACIAAGIACLWGPSHGGANQEALEMLEQIGTVDKIPEFIEGVKARKHKLMGFGHRVYKNFDPRAKVMQKTCHEVLGQLGINDPLLEVAMELEKIALSDPFFIERKLYPNIDFYSGITLRAMGFPTNMFTVLFALARTVGWISQWKEMFEDPTRKIGRPRQLYTGSTQRDYIDVEKRG
- a CDS encoding alginate export family protein yields the protein MLLTTMAAAALLAPVSDAPIATQAQDRVVPIPAQNAPSPGNVPPPAATEAPAFKLINHDEDWSYLADPARRTTPWSKLKYIPVGETSYLSLGGEFRLRLEDRGNERFGRGLQDEDGNIQTRTRLWGDLHLGSRLRAFVDVQDARSIDLDSGEPPIEVSRWDLHQAFLETNAQVGDAKVRLRVGRQELGLGAYRVFDMREGANSRTSFDMARVLVDRKGGWSGGAFYGYALREAKTSWDDATNFDYRLAGVTASRTLGQGPTAPKLELLYVNSDKRGAVYDSVTGGRDRRGSYSARLAGRYAAWDYDLEGVYQDGAYRDLDVSAWYVSAMGGYTFKAPWSPRLGLRLEAASGDKDRNDGKLNSYAQMFPQPISLRTDFGITNLVAIQPQLTFKPAPKLTAGLQVAGLWRQSDEDGLYGLGGQVLRGGLEGTAHYVGWRQAAFASYAVSPFVTVTGIVNHTTSGTFLKQTGMADDQTYAGLIVGLRF
- the maiA gene encoding maleylacetoacetate isomerase, with the translated sequence MILHGYFRSTASWRVRIALGLKGLAADQVFHHLRRGEQRAPDYLAINPQGLLPALALGDGRVLTQSLAIVEYLDETHPEPPLLPADPFERAQVRAVAQAIACDIHPVQNLKILARLRDLGLDEPAVQGWAAGVIEEGLGAVDKLLAGHSGRFAFGDAPGLADLALVPQLGNARRFGVDLRWNRLTDIEAACLELDAFKSAVPSAQPDAE
- a CDS encoding MFS transporter, whose translation is MATLEATAGNAVVDRARFGPLQLGVTALCAVIAMLDGFDTQAIAYVAPRIAEDWGLTPAAFGPIFAVGLLGLTVGAFLLSPAADKFGRKTIILISTVIFGLFALLTATSGTMNELLIYRFLTGIGLGAAMPNIIALTSEYAPERLRATLVTVMFCGFPLGSTLGGLVSTGLIAQFGWHSVFVLGGVLPLLLVPVLMVFLPESVRFLVAKGAPENKIAPIVRRIDANASTAEFVAHLRGEQAQAPKGFSVAQLFTQGRAPVTGLLWVAFFMNLLVMYFLVNWLPTLLKGAGLPLSMAILSTATLNLGGVVGAIALGRLIDRFSPYLVLGAAYAASGVFIAVIALGGTHLTTLLVGAALSGFGVVGAQIGCNALAASVYPTAIRATGVGWALGVGRIGAIVGPLVGGALLANKWAPGSIILTAVVPALIASLAVFVLGGVRKKSGV
- a CDS encoding fumarylacetoacetate hydrolase family protein, with product MSLIFEPQAPVLAATSTGDDFPVRRIFCVGRNYAAHAREMGRDPDREPPFFFTAWAETVVPDGATIAYPQKTKDFHYEAELVVAIGKTGRDIAVEDALDHVWGYAVGLDMTRRDLQLEARAQGRPWDTGKNVEQSSPLGVIQRAGKGFDPTKGEIKLTVNGQTKQQADLADLIWPVADIVAYLSGLYRIEPGDLIYTGTPAGVGAVVEGDAMLVTIDGLAPLNITVGPPAA
- the gtdA gene encoding gentisate 1,2-dioxygenase, whose amino-acid sequence is MEVLRNDQRSQLEALYEQMEPEGLYPLWEKLSALVLPQPDSPAKVHKWSYDSARDYLMRAGDLISAKQAERRVLILENPGLGGLSSITPSLYAGLQLILPGEIAPAHRHAQCALRFVLEGEDAYTSVDGEKAVMRPFDLVLTPGGQWHDHGNPTSKPMIWLDGLDIPTVRHFDASFAEGYSEDQFPQQVPAGDSLNRYGRNMRPLKGHVADRRPAHQPLFHYPYAEWRPALDAMARGAEIDPHLGHALEFLNPVNGGPIMSTISAHVRLMPAGFETRDRRATDGTIFVVVEGQGEAVVEGETIALTPREILVVPSWKTVRFKAQSQLVLFGYSDKACQEKLNLYKEENL
- a CDS encoding non-heme iron oxygenase ferredoxin subunit: MTDVIENAALTWAPAVPPSDLEEFGVAAATVGGLKVALYAVDGEYYATADLCTHGAASLADGFLDGELIECPLHQGTFNVKTGAAVGAPCSVAVRTFPVKLEGGLLHVGLPGAA
- a CDS encoding aromatic-ring-hydroxylating dioxygenase subunit beta, producing the protein MSTTLTDRPAAITRDAIRDLYDDYYGALDEVRLHDWPEFFMQDCLYRVIPRENFEAGYTLSTMQAESRGMLKDRVTGLTRTQMYAPRYYRRFPTAPRIVGEENGGVRTRHNLLLVQTLIDKPSEIVLSAVCHDLIVADEGRLRFAERVVVFDSEMLPNSLVYPV